One region of Thunnus albacares chromosome 20, fThuAlb1.1, whole genome shotgun sequence genomic DNA includes:
- the dhrs7cb gene encoding dehydrogenase/reductase (SDR family) member 7Cb yields MSLSSAIVLPLLIVVAAGVYYIYNEVMRFMSKSLVRNKVVVITDAVSGVGTECAHLFHKGGARLILCGTSWDKLESLYDSLTNDANPRETFAPKLVILDFSDMDSMEEVVTEVVECYGCVDVLIFNSSSKLKAPVQSVSLELDRNIMDINYFGPSTLAKGVLPTMISRRSGHIVLVNSIQGRLAVPFRSSYAASKHAAQAFFDCLRAEVEEYGIAVSTISHTFINASNTLSAEQPAPKQNSLAAFITSQLNHGVRPSVLANEIMQTVNRKRKEVVLAHPIPRVALYLRSLFPPFLFAVLAAGVKDSALAEQMQ; encoded by the exons ATGTCCCTGTCCTCTGCGATTGTGTTGCCCCTGCTGATAGTCGTGGCAGCGGGGGTGTATTACATCTACAATGAGGTCATGCGGTTCATGTCCAAGTCCTTAGTGCGAAACAAAGTGGTGGTGATCACTGATGCTGTGTCAGGGGTGGGAACTG AATGTGCCCATCTCTTCCATAAGGGCGGTGCCAGACTGATCCTGTGTGGGACTAGCTGGGATAAACTGGAGTCCCTGTATGACTCTTTGACTAATGACGCTAACCCTAGAGAG ACATTTGCCCCAAAACTGGTGATCCTGGACTTTAGTGACATGGACAGCATGGAGGAGGTGGTGACTGAGGTGGTGGAGTGTTACGGCTGTGTGGATGTGCTGATCTTTAACAGCAGCTCGAAGCTGAAGGCTCCGGTGCAGAGCGTCTCCCTGGAACTCGACAGAAACATCATGGACATTAACTACTTTGGTCCCAGCACTTTGGCCAAAG GTGTTCTTCCAACAATGATCTCAAGAAGATCTGGGCACATCGTATTGGTCAACAGCATCCAGGGCAGACTGGCTGTCCCCTTCAGAAGTTCAT ATGCGGCGTCTAAGCATGCAGCACAGGCCTTCTTCGACTGTCTGCGCGCTGAGGTGGAGGAGTATGGGATAGCTGTCAGCACAATCAGTCATACCTTCATAAATGCCTCCAACACGCTGTCAGCTGAACAACCGGCCCCTAAACAAAACAGCCTGGCTGCAT TTATTACTAGCCAGTTGAACCATGGCGTGCGCCCGTCAGTCCTGGCCAATGAAATAATGCAAACAgtgaacaggaagaggaaggaggttGTGCTGGCCCACCCCATCCCCAGGGTGGCCCTCTACCTCCGCTCCCTCTTCCCCCCCTTCCTCTTTGCTGTACTGGCTGCTGGAGTGAAGGACTCAGCCTTGGCTGAACAGATGCAAtag